One genomic segment of Sorex araneus isolate mSorAra2 chromosome X, mSorAra2.pri, whole genome shotgun sequence includes these proteins:
- the KLHL30 gene encoding kelch-like protein 30, producing MVRTTDDLHFQLPSHAQDMLAGLLQLRAQPKLADVTLLVDGQELPCHRGLLALSSPYFHAMFTGDFAESFSARVELRDVDAAVVGQLVDFVYTGRLTVTQANVEALTRTAARLHFPAVQEVCGRYLQQQLDASNCLGIWEFGEQQGLLGVASKARAFLQENFEAVAQEDEFLQLAPDRLSTCLTSDLLQAQPEQSRLEALLRWARHDPQARAQHLPPLLSLVPLDALPTPCVQQLLATEPLIRASEACQAALSQDHGGELPALLQKLEEVLVVVGGRALEEDEEGTQEPAPHLGNFAFYHPKAKNWMALPDFPDYHKWGFSVAALNNQIYVTGGSRGSRTDTWSSAEAWCFPLQEGAWRPAAPMLKARTNHTSAALNGEIYVVGGTTLDVVEVERYDPYTDAWTPVSPALKYVSNFSAAGCRGRLYLVGSSACKYNALALQSYHPATDCWSVIASPFLPKYVSSPRCAALHGDLYLLGDNSKKVYVYDPGANLWQKVPPLHSLHENGALVPLGDRLYVTGGRWQGLEGDYRVEMEAYDRGRGVWVRHGALPRLWLYHGASTVFLDVCKWTQPFRARQEP from the exons ATGGTGCGGACCACAGACGACCTCCACTTCCAGCTCCCATCCCACGCGCAGGACATGCTGGCCGGCCTGCTGCAGCTCCGCGCGCAGCCCAAGCTGGCCGACGTCACCTTGCTGGTGGACGGCCAGGAGCTGCCCTGCCACCGCGGCCTCCTGGCACTCAGCAGCCCCTACTTCCACGCCATGTTCACGGGCGACTTCGCCGAGAGCTTCTCGGCACGCGTGGAGCTGCGGGACGTGGACGCGGCTGTGGTGGGGCAGCTGGTGGACTTCGTGTACACGGGCCGGCTGACGGTGACGCAGGCCAACGTGGAGGCGCTGACCCGCACGGCCGCGCGCCTGCACTTCCCGGCCGTGCAGGAGGTGTGTGGCCGCTACCTGCAGCAGCAGCTGGACGCCTCCAACTGCCTGGGCATCTGGGAGTTCGGGGAGCAGCAGGgcctgctgggggtggcctccaAGGCCCGGGCCTTCCTGCAGGAGAACTTTGAGGCCGTGGCCCAGGAGGACGAGTTCCTGCAGCTAGCCCCCGACCGCCTGTCCACGTGTCTGACCAGTGACCTGCTCCAGGCGCAGCCAGAGCAGAGCCGTCTGGAGGCCCTGCTGCGCTGGGCACGCCACGACCCGCAGGCCCgggcccagcacctgcccccgcTGCTGAGCCTGGTGCCCCTGGACGCACTGCCCACACCCTGcgtgcagcagctgctggctACGGAGCCACTGATCCGAGCGTCGGAGGCCTGCCAGGCTGCCCTGTCGCAGGACCAcggaggg gagctGCCGGCGCTCCTGCAGAAGCTGGAGGAGgtcctggtggtggtgggcggCCGTGCACTGGAAGAGGACGAGGAGGGCACCCAGGAGCCTGCTCCCCACCTTGGCAACTTCGCCTTCTATCACCCCAAAGCCA AGAACTGGATGGCGCTCCCTGACTTCCCCGACTACCACAAGTGGGGCTTCTCTGTGGCGGCGCTCAACAACCAGATCTACGTCACAG GCGGGTCCCGCGGCAGCCGCACCGACACGTGGTCGAGCGCCGAGGCCTGGTGCTTCCCGCTGCAGGAGGGCGCGTGGCGGCCCGCGGCGCCCATGCTCAAGGCCCGCACCAACCACACGAGCGCCGCGCTCAACGGGGAGATCTACGTCGTGGGCG GCACCACCCTGGACGTGGTGGAGGTGGAGCGCTACGACCCCTACACGGACGCCTGGACCCCCGTCAGCCCCGCGCTCAAGTACGTCAGCAACTTCTCCGCCGCCGGCTGCCGCGGCCGCCTCTACCTGGTGGGCTCCAGCGCCTGCAAGTACAACGCGCTGGCCCTGCAGAGCTACCACCCCGCCACAG ACTGCTGGAGCGTGATCGCGTCGCCCTTCCTCCCCAAGTACGTGTCGTCTCCGCGCTGCGCGGCGCTGCACGGGGACCTCTACCTGCTCGGGGACAACAGCAAGAAGGTCTACGTGTACGACCCCGGGGCCAACCTGTGGCAGAAG GTGCCGCCCCTGCACAGCCTGCACGAGAACGGGGCACTGGTGCCCTTGGGTGACCGGCTCTACGTGACCGGGGGCCGCTGGCAGGGCCTGGAGGGCGACTACCGCGTGGAGATGGAGGCCTACGACCGCGGGCGCGGCGTCTGGGTGCGCCACGGCGCCCTGCCCCGCCTCTGGCTCTACCACGGCGCCTCCACCGTCTTCCTGGACGTCTGCAAGTGGACACAGCCCTTCCGGGCCCGCCAGGAGCCCTGA